The genomic DNA GGATTACACTGGCTGGAAACGTCTCCATGGGAGCCTGAGTTTCTGGATTTGGTATTGGGTATTCGCTGTCTTGATGATGTGGCGTTTTTTCAGAAGGCGGGTAAACCCCTGTGCGAGCGACTGCTAACTGTTCAAAAGAGGGAACCGAAATCTGATCTTCAGAATCGACACCCTGCAATTTGATTTCAGGAGTCTGAGAATTGTTTTCAGAATATCGAGAGTGTTCTTTTGCCGTTAACAGTAGACTCTCTGAAGCGGCGACCTCATTCCGCGATTCGACTTTTACTTCTCCTTCGTAAACCTGAACATTCGCCTGTCCGGACTCATCAACTGATGCCCCAAACTTCGTTCCCAGATCGACAATCCGTTTTTGCGGCGTCAATACTGTAAAGCCTTCCGCACCTTCAGGAACAACCGCAGCCAGCTTGCCCTGATGCAGACAAGCTTGCCAGGCAGAGCAGAGCTTTAACTCGGCCGGTCCCTCGAGGACAACGCCGGCTCCGCAATCGAACGCTATTCGAATTAATCCCGATTCCAGCTTGAGTATCTCGTTTTTATGAAACGATGTTCCGTACTCGACCGAAGCACGACCATCACTCCAGACGACATCCTCACTGTCGAGTAAAACCGCGACCACTTGATGGGGCTCAACGGTATCGGTTACAGCGATTTGCTGAGGGGGTTGCTGATCTTTAGTCGGATCGCTTGTTATCCAGTAGATCGCTTGTGTACCAAAAACTAGAAGCACCAGACAGGCTTGCCAGAAACGGGTAAAGCGATTGCCTTTTACTGTCGACGACAACTTAATGACTGGATCAGCATCAACTGACAAGGGGATTTCCAGGAACTCTGAGGAAGTTGTGTTACTTTCCGTAAGCTCCCACTTCAATAAACTGTCTGTCCAGATTTGTTGCACGTAAAGTTCTCGACATTCGGCAGAGGAATTCAGCAACTGATCCAGTTCCTGCCCCTCAGAATCATCGAGCGATTCCGAAAGTCGTTTACCAAGTAATGCCTGAAAACGAGGTAGCGAATGTAAGTTATCAGATTCGGTCACGAGATCACCTCCGGTTGCAGGGCCCGCTCTACACATTCTCTGAGTAAACTCCGTAATCGATACAGCGACATTGAAATTGCATGAGGCGTCCGTCCCAAAGTTTCGGCAATCTCATTAACGGCTACATTTGACTGGTAACGAGACCGCAATAATTCTCTCTGCGATGGAGAAAGTTTTTTCAGGCAACGCTGCAGCTCTTCTCCTTTGCGATCGATCTTCTCGGCTTCCCGCATCGAGAGCTCGGCCATTTGTTCCAGAGCCTCATCACTCAGCGAGTAGCAACTCTTGCGGCCTTTCGTCTTCAAATATGACAGTGTTTGCAAATGAGCAAATTTGCAGGCCCACGAAGCAAAGGTTCGGCTGGTATCAAATTCCTTACGCTTTCGCCACAACACAAGATTCGTTTCCTGGAGCACATCCTCAAGGTCGGTGTGATGTCGAAGCAATGTCCGTAAAAAGGCCGTTAGAGTCAGTTGGTGCGAAGCAATCAAGCTGACAAATTTCTCATCGGATGCAACCTGCTGGTCAATTCCAGAGGAGACGTTTTCTTGTATATGAAACTCGGGAATGGAAATGCCTTCAGAAGTACAGACTGATAACTTTTACCATTTTCGTCGATGAAAACAGGAAAATTACATCAAAGTGCGTCGACACGAACTACTATAAATGATGATATCTATTTAGACTTATCTTTAGTAAGCGAAATCTCACGGCGTAATCTTTATTTTTCCATGAAATCTTGAAAATAGAGTCGAGAGGGGGGATTCACCTTCGGACTCCCATTTCTAGAGCACATTCAAAAATTATCTGCAGCCTTCAGCAGGAGCAAACACAGTGTTTCAGGACATTTGGTGTCCAAGCGGCTGCAGAAACCATTTGAAAATGGTCAGGGAGGAATTCGCTTTCTTTCCGCTTGTATACAGGTAATTGTCCATCAGTCGATAATGAGGTAAAATTCAACAAGGGATATCAAACTTTATTGGACAGAAGTGATCTTCTCACTATCAATTAGTTATTCACTGTTGCTGAGGTAGGCAAAATGAAAACGATTCGTCGATATGCGATGAGGTGCACCATCCTCGGGATACTCACGATTGCTGGAGTGTTTGGTATTTCACTGTGGAACAAAGCTGATTTCTGTAGAGGATGGGCCACTCATTACGAACAGTGTGCCCTCGACCTTCGGAATGAACAATTGCTTGCCATTGCAGAAAAACGACTTAATGATGCCAATGCCTTTGAAAATTCTGCTCTTACGATGTCGGTGATCGCAAAAAAATACAATCGTGTTGCGAATAATCCACTACTTGCTTATCCATCGAAACCGCTCGTGACCGACGCAGAACTTAATGCAGAACGTATTGCGACTGACAATTAATCTGGACGAGGTTTGTCTGAGTCGCGTGAATAACATTGGATTGCACAAGGGTTGGGCATTGCGCGCATTGGCAGATAAAACTTTTCACAGACCGACCACGTGAATTCTGTTTTTGCACAGGCATATCGCGGCAAATGATTTATAGCTTGGTCTGGAAGAGGCATTCATGCAATCAAGGATCATTTTGAAGAATCTTCAGAAAACAATCCTTGAAATTTTTCTTTGGTCGCTCTGATTCCTGCCTGGAATGTGTAGACGTCTGATGTCATGGAAATGAGGCGACATCCTTTTTCCAACAACAGGGAAGCATGTTCCGGAGTGAAGGTGACGGCTCCAAACGTTTTGTTGTTGGCTTCGCAGGCAGCGGAAACACGTGTGACGGCTTCAATCAAAGTGGGATGCATTGACTGGCCTGTGATTCCGTAAGCCTGGCTCAAATCGGCAGGGCCGATGAAGAGATGGTCGACTCCATCAATCGCAGCAATCTCTTCACAACATTCGACAGCTGCGACGGTTTCAATTTGGATGGCGACAAAGGAGTTTTCATTCGCTTGATTGCAGAACTCAGCAGCCGGTGTCATACCGAACTTTCCATCGTGTCCACCGCCGTTGAGTCCTCGATGTCCTCTCGGAGCGAACTTTGCCCATTGCACAAATTCTTCTGCCTGCTCTGGTGAAGAAATCTGAGCAGCCATCACACCGCCAGCGCCAGATTCCAGGCAGCGTGTCACAAGTGCGTAATCGGTCGGAGCCACACGAACAAAGGAATCCAATCCACAAGCCCGTCCGGCGCGCGTCGCTGTTTCGATTTGATCAATTGTAAATCCAGAATGTTCATGATCGATCCAGAAGCCAGCAAAACCTCCCTGCAAGCCGTACATCTCAATTTGATTCGGGTGGAAAGAGCGTCCCACGGCAAAAACATTAACGCGTTCTCCATTAGCAAGCCGCGATTTCAAAGAGGCCGGAGCGGAGGAGGTATTGGACATTGAGCTTATGATCCTTAAGGGGACAGTCTTTGTGAATGTGAACTATTCTGAAAAAGTTACATGGTTAATTAAACAAGGACGCGATCGGTTGTCCTCGATCTGTGACGGGGACAGGCCGGTCACCATCGTAAAGATACTTCGAATAATCGATCCCCAGCGATGCATGTATCGTCGCAAAAAAGTCGGGAACGCTGATCGGATTGCTGACAACTTTTTTCGCTAAATTATCAGTTTCGCCATAAGCTCCGCAATGGTTTAAGCCTCCGCCGGCAAGGACACAGGTGAAGGCTGTTCCCTGATGTCCTCGTCCTCCGCCGGCATCAAATTCAGGAGGTCGGCCGAATTCTGTCGTGATGACAATGAGTGTTTTGTCGAGAAGGTTTTTCTTTTCGAGGTCAATCATTAATGTACTGACAGCCGAGTCCAGTTCTTGAATCAGAGCATGTTGCTGAAGGATCCCGGCATTATGAGCGTCCCAACCTGTTCCGTTCAGAAAGTTCAGATTGTGCGACACTTCAATAAACCGGACTCCCCGCTCAACAAGTCTTCGAGCCAACAGACAGCGTTGGCCAAACTCACCGCCATAACTGTTACGGAGTTCTCCAGGTTCTTCATCGAGCTGAAAGCTTTTGTTGAAGCTGGGACCACTGAGCTTTTGGCTCATGTCGATCGCTTCTTCGTACTCTTGCAACGAATCCTCTGAGTGAAGCCCCTGAGCTTCTCGCAATGTGGCGAGAATTGATTCTCGTCTGGACTGTCGCTTCGGAGAAATTGAATCCGGGCGTGATAAACCGGCAGGCCCCTGACTCGTGTCTGTGAGATACAAGTAGTTGTGCCGAGCTCCCAGAAATCCCGGACCTCGAGTGACATTCGGGTAACCAATCAGAACATAAGGCGGAGCATCCTCTTGAACGACTCCTCGCTCATGGGAGATGATGGAGCCAAGTGAAGGGTAAAGAACGGTTCCACTGACAGGACGTCCGGTATGCATGAAGTTTGTCGCGGCTGCATGTTCGTCGATCACATGATGATTCACCGTGCGAACAGCGGTCACCCGTTCCATGAGGGGGGCCATCTGTTTCAGATGCTCGCAAAGTCGAACTCCGGGAACTGAAGTTTCAATGCTGGGATAGTAAGAGCCAGGCTTTCCTAGAGCAGGATCCCCTAACCGTTTCGGGTCAAACGTATCCATTGCTCCCATGCCTCCACCGAGCCAGATGGAGATGACATGCTCTGCACCGCCTTTGACGAGAGTGTCCGCTTGGGTTGTTTGCGAAAATGGAGCTGAGGAAGCAGCAGCAACCACTGCGGATGTTTTTAGGAAATCGCGACGATACATAGTTTCTCCTGACAATCAATGAAACAATATTTGATACTGAAGAGTTCTCTTAATTCATCAATGTTATGGAATCCAAACAAATTCGCTGACATTCACAATACTCCAGACGACATCTTCATAGACTTCTCTCCATTCTACTCGCAGTCGAGGATCTGGAGGTGGGCCCGCTTTGGCTCGTTTTTCCATCTCCAAGGCAATCGAATTCGATTCCGGTTGGACATGATTGGACCAGGTGACAACCGGCAATGGTTCGAGCGGTTTCACTTCTTTCCATTCCTCTTTTGGTAACAGTCGATTTTGAAATCCCTCTGTTAATAAAGACGCGAGTGGTGCTCGTTCTGCTTCTGTCGGTTCTCGGCTGAGGATTTTCAAAAACAGAGTTTCCACGAGTTGATCTGGTGAAGTCGCAGTGACCGCAGCTTCTGCCAGTCCACTATCGATTGAAGCACGGGTCAGTAGAACCGAAGCATCGCTATTTTGCAGAACTCCCGGCTGTAGAACATTCGGATCGGATTCACGATCTGTAATTGGACTTTGTCTGGCCCCTTTCCAGCCGAAGGCTTCCATGATATCGGCGATTGCTCTGGCGCGTGGCAGACTTAAACTCGGTCGATCCCGCTCATTGGCCAGATTGGCAAACTTCCAGGCACGATCAGCAACTCCGAGCGTTAGCCGACGTTTTGAGAGATCACCAGCTTCTGGAGCAAACGTGATTTCCTCAACATCCAGCGGTTTACCGGCCGCTACGCACAAGGAATCGACCACTTGCTCAGCCGACATTCGTCGACGATTCGGAGCAACAAAAAATTGTTTCGCCGGGGATATCGTATTCGGATATCCAATCGCTTCCCGCTGATAAACCTGGGAAGTCAGAATCAGTTTGGCAAGATGCTTAATGTCATAGCCATGGGTGATGAAATCCCGAGCGAGCCATTTCAGTAATTCAGGATGACTCGGAGTTTGTCCTTCCCAGTCATGTGGAGGTTCTACGATTCCAGCACCAATGAACCGTCGCCAAACACGATTCACAATCACTTCTGCAAAGCGCAGATTTTGGGGTGAGGTGATCAGAGCTGCCAGCTTTTCACGGGAGTCTTCCGGGTGATACATCAACTTGGCCAACGACTCATCATCGTAAGAGCCCGTCACCTCCGCAAAAGGCCAGACTGGTTTTACGGGTTCTCCCGGTTTGAGTGTGACCTGAATCAGAGATTCGCGTAGCTTGTCTTCAAAGAATGCGGGCGGGACGCGGCTGCTGGAGGGAACAGTCACCGACTTCTGTTCAAACATCGCCGCCAGGGCGTATAAGTCCTGCTGAGTGGTCTCGTGATAAGGAGAATCGTGACATCGCGCACACTGCAACTCGATTCCTAAAAATGCGGTCGAAACGATCTGGCCTTTCGCGGCGAAAGGGGCATCATTATTAGAAGCAATTCCGAATCCGGCACTCCCGCCTTCATGGGCACTCCCACGTAATAGAATCAGCTCCGTGACAAAACGATCAAACGGTTTGTTGTCGCGAAAGGAGTCGTAGATGTACCAGCGAAATGGCCCTGTCGTATTCAGGCTCGCATTGATCAGAGTCGGATTTTCCGCCAGCAGATCCTGCCAGTAACTCGTCCAATGATCAGCCCAGCGGTCATCAGTCAGCAACCGATCAATGAGCTGAGTTCTCTTGTCGCTGGACTCATCTTTGAGAAAAATACGGACCTCATTGTCACTGGGGATCACTCCCACGGTATCAAGGTAAACACGTCTGATAAACGCGGCATCGGAAACAAGCGGGAGAGTTGCCACATCCTTTGGCGAGACGGGAGGGGCTGGCCAGTTCGCACCGCGATTGATCCAGTTTTCCAGTGTTGAAATCTGCTCATCACTGAGACCTGCTCCCCCCGGCGGCATGCGTTCCTCCGGGGAATCCGATCGGATGCGTCTCAGCATTTCACTCTCGTGAGAATCCCCTGGTTCAATCGCAGGCAGTCCGGAATCTCCTCCAGCCTGAGCCACTTCCAGAGAATTGAGTTTTAGACCTCCCTGAGTTTTTTCACCATGACACCGAAAACAGTGATCACTCAGAATTGGCAAAACATTGCTATGAAATTGCTCAGCCTCTTTGAGTGGTGTCTTAGACGAAGCTTCCAGAGCGGACTGAGATTTGGCCTTAAGGAATGCGTCGATCGGATGATGTTCTTTGAACGGTTCCGGGATTGCTGGTGCAGGATTTTGCTCCGCCCACAGACTGGCTTGTTCGTGTCTTTTATTCCAGAAGTCTTCTTGACTCTTCGCGGCAATTCGACGTCGTTGATCGTCAAACTTTATTCGTTCTATATTTTGCTGAGCCAACATTGATTTCACGGTTTGATCGTCGAGATGTCGTTCTTGTTCAGAATCTGATTGGAGAAGAACATAGGATGATCCATCAGCAGTTTCGATGGCGACGCATGTTTCGCCTGGGTCTGTGCGAAAATTGCTGCCCCCAATCAACATCTCCAGAACAACACGATATTTTCTTTCATCGCTGGCAATGAATTCTCCAAAAATCTCCTGCTGACGATGCTCAGCTATTCGCAACCCCGGTTTCGGGGGTTCGGCTGGTGGAGTTATCTCCTCAAAGCCATTTTGAGCCCGCTTGATGGGGACCGACTTCGCAATCAGCTCTCCCTCCACCCAAAGACGGCTCAGTCCCCGAACACGCATCAGCAATCGGTGTTCCCCTTGGGTAAGTGGAACATCGGCAGCCATTCTCACCAGAACGGGAGCTTTCCAGTTTTCTCGAATTCCCCATGAGTCATACCGTTGAGGAAACTGATCAAGTAGAAAGGAGTTCGTTTGCCATCGCAATGTTTCTTGTGGAATGGATTCGCCTTCATTGAGCCAGCGGAGATGGGACGGCATTCCTTCATGGAACGAAAGTTGGACGACATCTTTAGGCAGATCACCCAACTCCGGCATCACAGCGGGAAGTGGTCCTGCGAGCAGTTTCTGATTCGGTCCCTGATAGCGAGATTTCAAAGTCTCAGCGGAAAGTGCCTGGCGATGGATTGAGACTTCATCCAGTCCTCCCCGAAAACTATTCGAAGCCGATCCTTTTAGGGCAGAGCCAATCCAGATGGCATCATTATCGGTTGTCGGAATATTTCGGGTTGGCCCCCCGACGTCCCAGTTTCCTGTAACTTGCTGACCATCAATCACGCCCAGGAGACTCTCCGGCTCACCAAATCGATAAGCTATCGCAATATGATGCCATTCTTTTCCGCGAGCGAATCCATGTTCTGAAATCCATCGATGCCAGTTAGCATCACTGGACGCAGCACCGTCGGGCTGAGG from Rubinisphaera italica includes the following:
- a CDS encoding FecR domain-containing protein, with protein sequence MTESDNLHSLPRFQALLGKRLSESLDDSEGQELDQLLNSSAECRELYVQQIWTDSLLKWELTESNTTSSEFLEIPLSVDADPVIKLSSTVKGNRFTRFWQACLVLLVFGTQAIYWITSDPTKDQQPPQQIAVTDTVEPHQVVAVLLDSEDVVWSDGRASVEYGTSFHKNEILKLESGLIRIAFDCGAGVVLEGPAELKLCSAWQACLHQGKLAAVVPEGAEGFTVLTPQKRIVDLGTKFGASVDESGQANVQVYEGEVKVESRNEVAASESLLLTAKEHSRYSENNSQTPEIKLQGVDSEDQISVPSFEQLAVARTGVYPPSEKTPHHQDSEYPIPNPETQAPMETFPASVILGEDFYPRSHLSPAFTGKPNALNLDSAFARVVFLQKPLQWQDLNGGHFALEMNGRNPAYPSIANRMHIKLESPIKEEVYFSFLGHYQGLDENDFFSLWFDNHFGEGTSHSMSPNAGIRFGEYFARMTVNEAGYFSVPADDIVFCLVGHLRKNQQGKFHAIDLWVNPQQISPSEPDIHVEFNDMRKQSFTVVGIRMGKDTEPDDRFLFDRLVIARSLQEVLESTGTIVPASPPPTSTFPQKVAE
- a CDS encoding HpcH/HpaI aldolase family protein is translated as MSNTSSAPASLKSRLANGERVNVFAVGRSFHPNQIEMYGLQGGFAGFWIDHEHSGFTIDQIETATRAGRACGLDSFVRVAPTDYALVTRCLESGAGGVMAAQISSPEQAEEFVQWAKFAPRGHRGLNGGGHDGKFGMTPAAEFCNQANENSFVAIQIETVAAVECCEEIAAIDGVDHLFIGPADLSQAYGITGQSMHPTLIEAVTRVSAACEANNKTFGAVTFTPEHASLLLEKGCRLISMTSDVYTFQAGIRATKEKFQGLFSEDSSK
- a CDS encoding sigma-70 family RNA polymerase sigma factor; this translates as MIASHQLTLTAFLRTLLRHHTDLEDVLQETNLVLWRKRKEFDTSRTFASWACKFAHLQTLSYLKTKGRKSCYSLSDEALEQMAELSMREAEKIDRKGEELQRCLKKLSPSQRELLRSRYQSNVAVNEIAETLGRTPHAISMSLYRLRSLLRECVERALQPEVIS
- a CDS encoding DUF1501 domain-containing protein, with product MYRRDFLKTSAVVAAASSAPFSQTTQADTLVKGGAEHVISIWLGGGMGAMDTFDPKRLGDPALGKPGSYYPSIETSVPGVRLCEHLKQMAPLMERVTAVRTVNHHVIDEHAAATNFMHTGRPVSGTVLYPSLGSIISHERGVVQEDAPPYVLIGYPNVTRGPGFLGARHNYLYLTDTSQGPAGLSRPDSISPKRQSRRESILATLREAQGLHSEDSLQEYEEAIDMSQKLSGPSFNKSFQLDEEPGELRNSYGGEFGQRCLLARRLVERGVRFIEVSHNLNFLNGTGWDAHNAGILQQHALIQELDSAVSTLMIDLEKKNLLDKTLIVITTEFGRPPEFDAGGGRGHQGTAFTCVLAGGGLNHCGAYGETDNLAKKVVSNPISVPDFFATIHASLGIDYSKYLYDGDRPVPVTDRGQPIASLFN
- a CDS encoding DUF1553 domain-containing protein codes for the protein MFASAQSLLADATAPVAYWGFGNEESTRLESHGGVHRDVAGPRAPEYPGFSENNTAVQLDGKGARFTFDDPGTKSSFDFTNGDEITMEAWVKVDQINNGENVYVIGKGRTGNPGFGVNNQNWSLRICMIEGRARISFLFSTVPQPDGAASSDANWHRWISEHGFARGKEWHHIAIAYRFGEPESLLGVIDGQQVTGNWDVGGPTRNIPTTDNDAIWIGSALKGSASNSFRGGLDEVSIHRQALSAETLKSRYQGPNQKLLAGPLPAVMPELGDLPKDVVQLSFHEGMPSHLRWLNEGESIPQETLRWQTNSFLLDQFPQRYDSWGIRENWKAPVLVRMAADVPLTQGEHRLLMRVRGLSRLWVEGELIAKSVPIKRAQNGFEEITPPAEPPKPGLRIAEHRQQEIFGEFIASDERKYRVVLEMLIGGSNFRTDPGETCVAIETADGSSYVLLQSDSEQERHLDDQTVKSMLAQQNIERIKFDDQRRRIAAKSQEDFWNKRHEQASLWAEQNPAPAIPEPFKEHHPIDAFLKAKSQSALEASSKTPLKEAEQFHSNVLPILSDHCFRCHGEKTQGGLKLNSLEVAQAGGDSGLPAIEPGDSHESEMLRRIRSDSPEERMPPGGAGLSDEQISTLENWINRGANWPAPPVSPKDVATLPLVSDAAFIRRVYLDTVGVIPSDNEVRIFLKDESSDKRTQLIDRLLTDDRWADHWTSYWQDLLAENPTLINASLNTTGPFRWYIYDSFRDNKPFDRFVTELILLRGSAHEGGSAGFGIASNNDAPFAAKGQIVSTAFLGIELQCARCHDSPYHETTQQDLYALAAMFEQKSVTVPSSSRVPPAFFEDKLRESLIQVTLKPGEPVKPVWPFAEVTGSYDDESLAKLMYHPEDSREKLAALITSPQNLRFAEVIVNRVWRRFIGAGIVEPPHDWEGQTPSHPELLKWLARDFITHGYDIKHLAKLILTSQVYQREAIGYPNTISPAKQFFVAPNRRRMSAEQVVDSLCVAAGKPLDVEEITFAPEAGDLSKRRLTLGVADRAWKFANLANERDRPSLSLPRARAIADIMEAFGWKGARQSPITDRESDPNVLQPGVLQNSDASVLLTRASIDSGLAEAAVTATSPDQLVETLFLKILSREPTEAERAPLASLLTEGFQNRLLPKEEWKEVKPLEPLPVVTWSNHVQPESNSIALEMEKRAKAGPPPDPRLRVEWREVYEDVVWSIVNVSEFVWIP